In Dysidea avara chromosome 3, odDysAvar1.4, whole genome shotgun sequence, a single window of DNA contains:
- the LOC136251658 gene encoding uncharacterized protein: protein MPPDNKCIIVQKSTCLVSKEEESLMRPNQDQSFPCNHSKELIMWSGGTDSVLASLLLQRNNSIIIMSSVLPSDNIWIKPLNHNFCLMVMSIDKCFDYSTSSFYNYDPLRCVCSLVYPCFVVTDGYPTVKTDSAAFLYVVLYSIVDHIILEEQDALLIHKSTYTFAPVQHHAICYQHLVKIKRTVTGLNATELEISSPCNTKNTVVYVIADNAYCSVNSLMKMVVSVTDYVKMLSMREHVTNKLYTCLLHHDCPWYVLCMTRLDTTAIYSTTDTVAYKEYTNIPNTTEVVRQTVSSPVDHQHHGVTSECGYVYIIADDKMILWIRLLRVNKRYCTTSTLLLKGDCGLNGQHILPHYSNPPHDLVLILIFSEICISLTPVCNMITDFVVQEFVGCQNETWLKDETHIVKKEQIKPFSEVFFSWAKIYSIDAKHQSKHCDKLQYWGLFNGKSSRQTLEDAHRCCLFRCIPGHYHKDANTSFNIPVVTYTIAPPSVDTSPNCHTFIVLPLTNILFPLWSNWNNSSSSSEFFFTAFRNQLNKVECTDAVRKKNGESVFMTENQKCFAPNKTVADDQALLKITNCSVHSTVSIPATLLQVFGIRVGWSPKVDNTTQLLLCLLLIVSVVVIGGMYMLRTKVATTKVVQRDGFEISSERQPVARGIQKKLYPFEDSGVIYDIERGPGKGNPSSLDFAQESPPSLSNSTSSSNSTVSSSDSGIVVDAVEEHDSKKDWTGPSSPPPVRRSTDSVIAFMHFNGTGGSCDTERIIEEEVNDCPVQQVMGSHSSTCTSVDSRDGTHEEDNEYIPVQSTR, encoded by the exons ATGCCACCGGATAATAAGTGTATAATAGTGCAGAAGTCAACATGTTTAGTAAGCAAGGAAGAAGAATCACTTATGAGACCAAATCAAGACCAGTCATTCCCGTGTAACCATTCCAAAGAGCTAATTATGTGGTCAGGTGGTACAGATAGTGTACTTGCTTCACTACTGCTGCAAAGGAATAACAGCATTATCATTATGTCTTCTGTACTACCTTCAGATAATATTTGGATAAAACCTCTAAATCATAACTTTTGCTTAATGGTTATGTCAATTGATAAATGTTTTGATTACAGTACGTCTTCATTTTACAATTATGACCCTTTGAGGTGTGTGTGTAGCCTAGTTTATCCTTGTTTCGTAGTGACTGATGGATACCCTACAGTTAAAACTGACTCTGCTGCATTTCTTTATGTTGTACTATATTCAATTGTTGATCACATCATCCTTGAAGAGCAAGATGCTTTATTAATACACAAGAGTACCTACACATTTGCACCAGTACAGCATCACGCTATTTGCTATCAACATTTGGTGAAGATAAAGAGAACAGTGACAGGTCTTAATGCCACTGAACTTGAGATTTCATCACCATGCAATACAAAGAACACAGTTGTGTACGTCATTGCTGATAATGCCTATTGTTCTGTGAATTCATTGATGAAGATGGTAGTAAGTGTTACGGATTACGTTAAGATGTTATCAATGAGGGAACACGTCACAAACAAACTTTACACATGTCTGTTACATCATGACTGTCCTTGGTATGTATTGTGTATGACTAGACTTGACACCACAGCCATCTATAGCACAACTGATACTGTAGCATACAAGGAGTATACTAATATTCCAAACACCACTGAAGTAGTTAGACAGACCGTGAGTAGTCCAGTAGACCATCAACATCATGGAGTAACTAGTGAATGTGGCTATGTTTATATAATAGCTGATGACAAAATGATTTTGTGGATAAGACTATTGCGAGTCAATAAGAGATATTGTACTACTAGTACACTTTTATTAAAAGGAGATTGTGGGTTAAATGGACAGCACATATTGCCACACTACAGTAATCCCCCACATGATTTAGTACTTATACTGATATTCAGTGAGATATGTATCAGTTTAACACCAGTATGTAACATGATTACTGACTTTGTAGTACAAGAATTTGTTGGTTGTCAAAATGAGACTTGGTTAAAAGATGAGACACATAttgtgaaaaaagaacaaattAAACCTTTTTCTGAAGTGTTTTTTTCGTGGGCGAAGATATATAGTATTGATGCAAAACATCAATCAAAACACTGTGACAAGTTACAATATTGGGGTTTGTTTAATGGGAAAAGCAGTAGACAGACATTGGAAGATGCACATAGATGTTGTTTATTCAGATGTATTCCTGGTCACTATCATAAAGATGCCAATACATCATTCAACATTCCTGTAGTGACATATACCATTGCACCACCATCAGTAGATACATCACCAAACTGCCATACTTTCATTGTTCTTCCTTTGACAAACATATTATTTCCACTTTGGTCCAACTGGAACAACAGTAGCAGCAGTTCGGAATTCTTTTTTACAGCATTCAGAAATCAACTTAACAAGGTTGAATGTACTGATGCAGTAAGAAAGAAGAATGGAGAATCAGTATTTATGACTGAAAATCAAAAATGTTTTGCACCCAACAAAACAGTTGCAGATGATCAAGCACTTTTAAAGATAACCAATTGCTCAGTGCATTCAACAGTAAGCATACCAGCTACTTTGCTGCAAGTGTTTGGCATACGAGTTGGCTGGTCCCCTAAAGTAGACAATACTACACAGCTGCTACTATGTTTGCTACTGATTGTCAGTGTAGTAGTGATTGGTGGGATGTACATGTTAAGGACTAAAG tagctactaccaAAGTGGTACAAAGAGATGGATTTGAAATATCAAGTGAGCGTCAGCCAGTCGCAAGGGGAATTCAGAAAAAACTCTATCCATTTGAAGATAGTGGTGTTATTTATGATATTGAACGAGGTCCTGGTAAAGGTAATCCTTCATCACTAGACTTTGCTCAAGAAAGTCCACCATCATTATCCAACTCAACCTCTTcatctaatagtacagtcagcAGTTCAGACTCTGGAATCGTAGTG GATGCAGTTGAGGAACATGATAGTAAAAAAGATTGGACTGGTCCTTCATCACCACCTCCTGTCCGTCGCAGTACAGATTCAGTGATAGCATTCATGCACTTTAATGGAACAGGTGGCAGTTGTGATACTGAA AGAATAATTGAAGAAGAAGTGAATGATTGCCCAGTGCAGCAG GTGATGGGATCACACAGTAGCACATGTACATCAGTG GATAGTAGAGATGGGACACATGAAGAGGACAATGAATACATTCCTGTACAATCCACTCGTTAA